Within the Iodidimonas sp. SYSU 1G8 genome, the region GGAAGGCTTCCACCACACGGCCATCTTCTGCAAGGATTACGCGGCGGAAAAGGCTGCCTTCGAGGCCGCCGGCTTTCCCATCGCCAACGAGTTCCAGACGGGCGCGGACACCTTCCTGTGCTACACGGATACCCGTTCCGCGCTCGGCCACATGATCGAGCTGTACCAGGACCATGCCGGGGTGCGCGGCATGTACGCGGCGATCCGCGCCGCCGCCGAGAACTGGGACGGCAAGAACATCTTCCACCCGCTGGGTTAAGTTGCCGACGGGCCGGCTCAGACCGGCCCGTTTCTAACGGCCCCTGCGTCCGCCACCATCGCCGCCGCCACCGCGATAGCCTCCGCCGCCGCCGCGATAGGATGGCGTGCTCGGCCGGCTCGATCCCTCATAGGCCCCTGAATTACCGCCCGAGCGCGACTCACTCGCGCCGCTCCGGTAGTTCGCCTTGCCGGAGTCACGGCCACGCGGCGCCGTCTGGGCGGGTCGTGACCGGCCCTCGCCGCCGCGCCAGGCACGATTCTCCTGCACGCCCCGCGGCATGGATGGCCTCACACGCGCCGCCGCCGAGGCCCGGTCGGCCTGCTGACGAACCTGTCCCGGATCGCGCGCCAGCGATGGCATGCGGTTGCCGCCGCCCCGCTCGCGCAGTCCGGCGCCGTCATAGGCCTTGCCCCGATAGCTCGGCTCACCCGGCGAGCGATCCCGGTCCCTCGGACCATCCCGGTCGCGGTCTCGGTCTCTCGGGCGGTCGCGGTCCCAGTGGCGGTCTCTGTCACGGCCATGCCAGGCATGGTCCCTGTCGCGCCAGCGGTGATGGCGCCAGCCGTCGGGCCAATGCCGATGCTGCCGCCAATAGGAATAATAATGGCGCGGAATCCGGACGGGCGGCGAATAGGCGTAGTAGCCTGGGTAATAGGAATAATAGTGCCCGGGATAGTAGAACAGCCCGTCATCGTAGCCATCATACCCTCCGCCATAGTAGCCAGCGCCACCATAATAACCCGCGTCGCTGACCTCGTCGGGGTAGGTCGCGCAGGCGCTCAGGACCATCGCCATCATCGCGCCCAGCAGGGGCGTACGCCACCGTCTTCCCATCGCCTGTACCACCCGCATTTCAAGCCTCCAGCTACCCTGTGTCTGGATATAGACCAGCCGTGCCGGCCGGCGACCGTTACGACATCGGTCCGACTTCCCGCCCGCTCGGCCGCGTCCCCTTTTTCGATAACGGCTTGAACGGGGCTATGCTAGCGTCCTTGGTGAACCGTTGCATTCACGCGATCTTGGGGAGGAACGCGAATGTCCAGCATCACAACCGCCGTGTCCGATGGCCGCATGGACATTGGCGGGCCGCGCCTGATCGCCCTGACCTGTCTGCTGCTGCTGGTGTTCTCCGCCGCCGTGGCCATGTCGTTCAACATTTCGGGCTTCGTCACCTCGTTCAACATCTCGTTTACCGAGGCAGGCACCATCGCCACCCTGGAGCTCGGCGGCATCGCAGTCAGCTCCCTCGTCTTCTCGCAGCTGGCGCCCCGGCTGCAGCCGCGCACCGTCTATACCTTCGGCATCGGCACCATCGCGCTGATGAATGCCGCGACCATCTTCGTGCCCAACATGACGGCGCTGCTGGTCGTGCGCGCCATCGCCGGCATGGCTGCCGGGTCAGTGACGGCCATGGTGATGTACACCGCCGGCCACAGCCGGACGCCCGAGAAGACCTTCGGCATCATCAACAGCTTCGTCGGCGTGCTCGGCATCATCCTGGCGCTGGTGCTGCCGCAGGCGGGCAAACTGTACCTGCTGCCCGGCGCGCCGGCGGGCACGACCGAAGCCGACGGCCTGTTCCTCGTCTATCTGGTCGCCTCGATCGCCGCCCTGTTCTTCGTCCGCTCGGTCCCGGTGCCGCCGCGCGCGGCGCTGGCGGGCGAAGGCGGGCGGTCCAAGGCCGCGCCGCCGCTGATCGGCTGGCTCGCGTTGGTCGGCATCGGTATCATCTTCTTCGGCCACGGCGTGCTCGCGCTCTACATCGTCGATGTGGGCAAGGGAGTCGGGCTCTCGGCGGAAACCATCGGCCTGGTCTTCAGCTTCGCGGCGATCATGGGCATCGCCCTACCCCTGATC harbors:
- a CDS encoding MFS transporter; protein product: MSSITTAVSDGRMDIGGPRLIALTCLLLLVFSAAVAMSFNISGFVTSFNISFTEAGTIATLELGGIAVSSLVFSQLAPRLQPRTVYTFGIGTIALMNAATIFVPNMTALLVVRAIAGMAAGSVTAMVMYTAGHSRTPEKTFGIINSFVGVLGIILALVLPQAGKLYLLPGAPAGTTEADGLFLVYLVASIAALFFVRSVPVPPRAALAGEGGRSKAAPPLIGWLALVGIGIIFFGHGVLALYIVDVGKGVGLSAETIGLVFSFAAIMGIALPLIAGFLGAKFPATPPVFIVLVLAAIFALLLGHAATPLAYFLSAPIYAFVPIAMLPIALGALVRIDPSGRLAAAHPAFVTLGGAAAPLTGGAIRDWAGNFSASGWFVVGCIAVGAVFMAAAMLKADQLRRQQLAGA